A part of Augochlora pura isolate Apur16 chromosome 1, APUR_v2.2.1, whole genome shotgun sequence genomic DNA contains:
- the LOC144470351 gene encoding acyl-CoA Delta-9 desaturase, producing the protein MAPNITSSPTGVLFEGEQDEDVVVENHQSKTVYKRQIVWRNVVIFAYLHLAALYGVYLSLTSAKWATLIFAFSLYLAGGLGITAGAHRLWAHRAYKAKWPMQVLLMLFNTMAFQDAAVDWARDHRLHHKYSETDADPHNAKRGFFFAHVGWLLLRKHPDIKTKGKGLEMNDLLNNGVLTFQKKYYTLLMPVMCFIMPTVVPVFFWNETWSNAYFIPAILRYVFTLNATWLVNSAAHMFGNKPYDRFINPVENKAVALTAFGEGWHNYHHVFPWDYKTAELGDYKFNLTTAFIDLCAKLGLAYDLKLVPRNMVQKRVERTGDGSHELWGWGDKDQTQEDREQTIVTHTLEKCF; encoded by the exons ATGGCGCCGAACATCACCAGCAGTCCAACGGGAGTGCTGTTCGAGGGAGAACAGGACGAAGACGTCGTGGTAGAGAATCATCAGTCGAAAACGGTCTATAAGAGACAGATCGTCTGGAGGAACGTCGTAATATTCGCGTACCTTCATCTGGCGGCGCTCTACGGCGTGTACCTATCCCTGACCTCCGCTAAATGGGCAACACTAATTTTCG CTTTCTCCCTGTACTTGGCAGGCGGTTTGGGAATCACAGCCGGTGCCCACAGATTGTGGGCGCACAGAGCATACAAAGCAAAATGGCCGATGCAAGTTTTACTGATGCTCTTCAACACGATGGCGTTCCAA GATGCGGCGGTCGACTGGGCCAGGGATCACAGACTTCACCATAAATACAGCGAAACGGACGCAGACCCCCACAACGCGAAAAGAGGATTCTTCTTCGCGCACGTTGGCTGGTTGCTCCTTAGGAAACATCCGGACATCAAAACGAAGGGAAAAGGGCTCGAGATGAACGATCTGTTGAACAACGGTGTCCTAACGTTCCAAAAGAA ATACTACACACTCCTGATGCCAGTGATGTGTTTCATTATGCCGACTGTCGTTCCGGTCTTCTTCTGGAACGAGACATGGTCGAACGCCTACTTCATACCCGCAATTCTGCGTTACGTCTTCACGTTGAACGCCACGTGGCTGGTCAACTCCGCTGCCCATATGTTCGGCAACAAACCATACGACAG gtTTATCAACCCCGTTGAGAACAAAGCAGTGGCTTTAACGGCGTTCGGCGAGGGCTGGCACAACTACCACCACGTGTTCCCCTGGGACTACAAAACTGCCGAATTGGGCGACTACAAGTTCAACCTGACGACAGCCTTCATCGACTTATGCGCGAAGCTCGGCCTGGCGTACGATCTGAAACTAGTACCGAGGAACATGGTACAGAAGCGGGTGGAAAGAACGGGCGACGGTAGCCACGAACTCTGGGGCTGGGGCGACAAGGACCAGACGCAGGAGGACAGGGAGCAGACGATAGTGACGCATActcttgaaaaatgtttctag
- the LOC144470357 gene encoding acyl-CoA Delta-12 desaturase, translated as MASDKKTEKKQDIRWAAVLWYIHLHILGLYGLWLTFTSAKWMTVFFTLFITALGAIGVTAGSHRLWAHRSFEASPLLKLFLVLAHTLAGVGSIYDWVLYHRMHHKYLGTDKDPYNHKKGFLYSHYVGNIQSPIVDYEQAQKDVDIRDMETDPLVWIQRKFYWIMFVVFGLLLPLNAPLEYWDESLTNIVLITGILRFAITVNVAWMVNSGLLIWGSANNAESSISVFIINKSNWPYYHYMVPSDWKTGEFGDYGTGYTTSFLKLCQELGFAYKMRTISTEDVREFLNQLATKKITLEEGRDCLKEMAAYNARKSQLELQK; from the exons ATGGCGAGCGACAAGAAGACCGAGAAGAAGCAGGACATCAGATGGGCCGCCGTCCTTTGGTACATTCATCTGCACATTCTGGGGCTATACGGGTTATGGCTGACGTTCACTTCCGCCAAATGGATGACCGTGTTCTTTA CACTTTTCATAACAGCTCTAGGCGCTATCGGCGTGACCGCCGGCAGTCACAGATTATGGGCGCACAGGTCTTTCGAGGCGTCGCCATTGCTCAAACTGTTCCTCGTTTTGGCTCACACCCTCGCCGGTGTG GGGTCGATTTACGACTGGGTTCTCTACCACAGGATGCATCACAAGTATCTCGGGACCGACAAGGATCCCTACAACCACAAGAAAGGATTTTTGTACAGCCACTACGTGGGAAATATCCAGTCCCCGATAGTTGACTACGAACAGGCGCAAAAAGATGTGGATATACGTGACATGGAAACCGATCCGTTAGTCTGGATTCAGCGGAA ATTCTACTGGATAATGTTTGTCGTATTTGGATTGTTGCTGCCGCTGAACGCGCCGCTGGAGTACTGGGACGAGTCCTTGACCAATATCGTGTTGATCACAGGAATCCTACGGTTCGCCATTACGGTGAACGTCGCGTGGATGGTGAACAGCGGCCTGCTGATATGGGGCAGCGCGAACAA TGCTGAATCTAGTATCAGCGTGTTCATCATCAACAAGTCTAACTGGCCTTACTACCATTACATGGTACCGTCCGACTGGAAGACCGGCGAGTTCGGCGACTACGGCACCGGCTACACCACGAGCTTCCTAAAACTTTGCCAAGAATTGGGATTCGCCTATAAAATGCGAACGATATCCACCGAGGACGTCAGGGAGTTCCTCAATCAACTAGCAACGAAGAAGATCACCTTGGAGGAAGGACGCGATTGTCTCAAGGAGATGGCCGCGTACAACGCGCGGAAATCGCAACTGGAGCTTCAAAAATAG